In Desulfotignum phosphitoxidans DSM 13687, the sequence GTTTGCCCCAAAAACCCGCTTGTACTCAGCAAAAAATTTCTACCACGGATATGGTATGATTGATCGCTCCGGCCTAATATAAAGCAACACACAAACAGGGAAAGTCTGGGGTGAATTTTTAACCAGATCAAAATCCAGATAGATAGAAGTCAACACCCGTAAAGCAAGACGATCATGAAATCAGGCCGCTATACTGTAGGAGTTTCATTGTTATAAAAAATTATTGTCGGGACTATTCCGTTTTAAAAGGGGACATGATTGCCTCATAATCCTGTCCGCCATAAAATATGTTCAAAATTTTCACCATTTGATTATCTTCATCGACCAGAAAAGCTGCAACCGTCTTTTTATCAAGGGGATATATTCTTACGCCTATCATTAAATCATTACGCGTCTGACCTCTTAAAGGGGCTATTTCCAGCTTTTGGCATTTGAGT encodes:
- a CDS encoding type II toxin-antitoxin system RelE/ParE family toxin; amino-acid sequence: MKKYDVYLMPDAIKDLENIYDYITEESGFPERGWSYIEKLKLKCQKLEIAPLRGQTRNDLMIGVRIYPLDKKTVAAFLVDEDNQMVKILNIFYGGQDYEAIMSPFKTE